ATCTTCCGGTATCACAGGTCTTTTTTGAGACTTTTCGATAACGCTGAGCTGGCCGCTGGTTTCCAGAATGGCAAATTCAACATCTGAAATGTTGGGGACATCTTTTGCTCTAAGTTGTTCCATTAGGTCACTAAGGTTATACCTCAGCCGCTTGAGTTCAGATTCGACGATTTTTCCGTTTTCGATGAGGACACTGGGGGTGCCGCAGATAAAACCCCTGGCCCGGTCACTCTTTAAAGAAATATAGGACAGGATAACCTGAGCGGCAATAAGTGTCAGAATCGGGGTAATGCCGTTTATTAAGGGTATGCCCGGACTCTCCATAGGTATTGCGGCCAATTCCGACAGCATTAGGGTGACTACCAGTTCAAAGGGCTGAAGCTGGCCGATCTGTCTCTTGCCCATGATGCGCATGGCCATAACTACAAAGACATAAAGTATCAGGGTGCGAACAAGAACAATCAGCAAAACGCTGTCCCTCCTCTTGTCTAACACAAGTCTCTTTATTTTAACCACGAGGCAGGTCTTTTATTACAGGCAACTATTCAATCCCCTATAAATTCCATTCAGTGGGCAATTATGCTGTTTCGTCCCTAAACAATAGAAAAACTACTCTCGTAGTGATACAGTAGTATTAGGTTAAAAGGTCGATAAGAGTTTTAAAACCCCCTATCATGAAAAGGGAAGGAAGGCCATGAGTATGTTATCCTCAGTTCTTGCGATTGTGATAATTATCTTGATTGGAGCCAGTCTGCTGACTTTATTGGGGATTGTGTTATCACTGGGACACTATGACAAAAAAGAGGTTATTGCCAAATTTGAAAGCGAGCCTGACGATCCTAGCCGGTGGAGCCATTGGCCGGAATGCAGCTAAACGGAACTCGATAGGATGCCCTTGAATTATATATTGAATTATTTGAATGCACCTGTGACAGGATATTTATCCTGTCATTTTTATGTTTGCGAGGCATAAAATTTATCTTTTCCACACATGTATTC
This Phosphitispora fastidiosa DNA region includes the following protein-coding sequences:
- a CDS encoding DUF421 domain-containing protein, whose amino-acid sequence is MLIVLVRTLILYVFVVMAMRIMGKRQIGQLQPFELVVTLMLSELAAIPMESPGIPLINGITPILTLIAAQVILSYISLKSDRARGFICGTPSVLIENGKIVESELKRLRYNLSDLMEQLRAKDVPNISDVEFAILETSGQLSVIEKSQKRPVIPEDLNLPTKYEGLPYTLIMDGHVIHRNLAKLKLNIEWLYQELEDLGIASPKDVLFACLDTEDKLFCQLKSGKEAK